A stretch of the Bradyrhizobium arachidis genome encodes the following:
- a CDS encoding xanthine dehydrogenase family protein molybdopterin-binding subunit gives MGPSRREFVKWLSAGGISVSLSHLALAKEAPFATHETLPGRGNFNPAAKGAGRVDGVAKVTGAKLYASDFRANDMPGWPATTSHAILVRANDATHVYTGMDLARLSGALKPSVVVTSADLDRIGTQVPEFYKGDLFCPVGKTPIYLGQPVALLIFERFDAFDQARLALRDGSFVKFGEETGPVIMPDYGAYRFTRVAGASPEQPDVYSPIQAGWVSPKKVQNAALPVWSPLAKEMPPDYAKAAKHGDQIRAELAADNASVLVLDREFETQSVDPMFLEPESGLAWYDGKAGNLELVLGVQSPYEAAESLAHLLAKARAPYKPAHINAQFAHVGGGFGGRDHTPFILYVALAAVCFPGKPVRLAHDRYQQFQGGIKRHPIKMRSRIGIDRATGRIKAFAADHVLDGGGLANFSANVAVVAATGAIGIYDIPKVDVTTVAMHSRGVTAGSMRGYGTLQTMTALEVLIDEAAAELKLDPIDFRRRNALTQNGRTMTGNPYIVSVRTPEILDKLEKHPIWQQRAQLKQTSGDRLVGTGVACVTKDYGSGADCSLGRVELTPDGRIAIFCDHVEMGNGIGTALANRVAGHLGAIADEVSVARVDSYDVLGLVTSGDPYTMDQKTQDAAARNPRWVPSISSATSASIGAHVGTHSASEAARVIFRFGLWPAALELWHIPKTDPRTKQWANVRWQNGQLVMDNLAPLALPVLAATAHARGFVTGAVAHSFSRWAWSRARFPLFGEQYRAEIDALAIRKGNGKFERINRTSVKFPPTDNNRIGTAYTSMCGTLVRVEIERASGALRIAKAYSVFECGTALVPEAVMGQSHGGFAMGVGYALLESLPPFEGGPGNGEWNLGRYLVARGSDLPLRDLQIEMLKPLTPDEAPKGMAEVVMIPIVPALINAIFDATGHRFRALPVTASLLKGVLA, from the coding sequence ATGGGGCCTTCGCGACGCGAGTTCGTGAAGTGGTTATCGGCGGGAGGCATCTCGGTCAGCCTGTCGCACCTGGCTCTGGCGAAGGAAGCGCCGTTCGCGACGCACGAGACGCTGCCCGGACGCGGCAACTTCAATCCCGCGGCAAAAGGCGCCGGCCGCGTCGACGGCGTCGCCAAGGTCACCGGCGCAAAACTTTACGCCTCCGACTTCCGCGCCAACGACATGCCGGGCTGGCCCGCGACCACGTCGCACGCCATCCTCGTACGCGCCAATGACGCCACGCATGTCTACACCGGCATGGACCTCGCCCGCCTCTCCGGCGCGCTCAAGCCGTCAGTGGTCGTCACATCAGCCGATCTCGATCGCATCGGCACGCAGGTTCCCGAGTTCTACAAAGGCGACCTGTTCTGCCCGGTCGGCAAGACGCCGATCTATCTGGGCCAGCCGGTCGCGCTTCTGATCTTCGAGCGGTTCGACGCCTTCGACCAGGCGCGGCTCGCCTTGCGCGACGGCAGCTTCGTCAAATTTGGCGAGGAAACCGGCCCGGTCATCATGCCCGATTACGGGGCCTACCGTTTTACGCGCGTCGCAGGCGCCTCGCCCGAGCAGCCGGACGTTTATTCGCCGATCCAGGCCGGCTGGGTTTCGCCGAAGAAGGTGCAGAACGCGGCGCTGCCGGTGTGGTCGCCGCTCGCCAAGGAGATGCCGCCGGACTACGCGAAGGCCGCGAAACATGGCGACCAGATCCGCGCCGAGCTTGCCGCGGACAATGCGTCCGTGCTGGTGCTCGATCGCGAGTTCGAGACGCAGTCGGTCGACCCGATGTTCCTCGAGCCGGAAAGCGGGCTCGCCTGGTACGACGGCAAGGCCGGCAATCTCGAGCTGGTCCTCGGCGTGCAGTCGCCCTATGAGGCGGCGGAGTCGCTCGCGCATTTGCTCGCCAAGGCCCGCGCGCCCTACAAGCCGGCGCATATCAATGCACAGTTCGCCCATGTCGGCGGCGGCTTTGGCGGCCGCGATCACACGCCGTTCATTCTCTATGTCGCGCTGGCCGCGGTCTGCTTTCCCGGCAAGCCGGTGCGGCTGGCGCATGATCGCTACCAGCAGTTCCAGGGCGGCATCAAGCGCCACCCGATCAAGATGCGTTCGCGCATCGGCATCGATCGGGCCACGGGCAGGATCAAGGCCTTTGCCGCCGATCACGTGCTCGACGGCGGCGGCCTCGCCAACTTCTCCGCCAACGTCGCCGTCGTCGCGGCGACCGGTGCGATCGGCATCTACGATATTCCCAAGGTCGACGTCACCACGGTGGCGATGCATTCGCGCGGCGTGACCGCGGGGTCCATGCGCGGCTACGGCACGCTCCAGACCATGACGGCTCTGGAGGTGCTGATCGACGAGGCGGCGGCCGAATTGAAGCTCGATCCGATCGACTTCCGCCGGCGCAATGCCTTGACGCAGAACGGCCGGACCATGACCGGCAATCCCTACATCGTCTCGGTGCGTACGCCCGAAATTCTCGACAAGCTCGAAAAGCACCCGATCTGGCAGCAGCGCGCGCAGCTCAAGCAAACATCCGGCGATCGACTGGTCGGCACCGGCGTCGCCTGCGTGACAAAGGACTACGGCTCCGGCGCCGACTGCTCGCTCGGCCGCGTCGAGCTCACCCCCGACGGCAGGATCGCGATCTTTTGCGACCACGTCGAGATGGGCAACGGCATCGGGACGGCGCTTGCCAACCGCGTCGCAGGCCATCTCGGCGCCATCGCCGACGAAGTCTCGGTCGCGCGGGTCGACAGCTACGATGTCCTCGGGCTCGTCACGTCGGGCGATCCCTACACGATGGACCAGAAGACGCAGGACGCCGCCGCGAGGAATCCGCGCTGGGTGCCCTCGATCAGCTCGGCGACATCAGCCTCCATCGGCGCCCATGTCGGCACGCATTCCGCATCGGAAGCCGCGCGCGTCATTTTCCGCTTCGGCCTGTGGCCCGCGGCGCTCGAGCTCTGGCATATCCCGAAGACCGATCCCCGTACAAAACAATGGGCGAACGTGCGCTGGCAGAATGGCCAGCTCGTGATGGACAACCTCGCACCGCTCGCGCTGCCGGTGCTGGCCGCGACCGCGCATGCGCGCGGCTTCGTCACCGGCGCGGTCGCGCACTCCTTTTCGCGCTGGGCCTGGTCGCGCGCCCGCTTCCCCCTGTTCGGCGAACAGTACCGCGCCGAGATCGACGCGCTCGCGATCCGCAAGGGCAACGGCAAGTTCGAGCGGATCAACCGAACAAGCGTCAAATTTCCGCCGACTGACAACAACCGCATCGGCACCGCCTACACCTCGATGTGCGGCACGCTGGTCCGCGTCGAGATCGAGCGCGCCTCGGGCGCCCTGCGCATCGCAAAAGCCTACAGCGTGTTCGAATGCGGCACCGCGCTGGTGCCTGAGGCCGTGATGGGCCAGTCGCATGGCGGTTTTGCCATGGGTGTCGGCTACGCGCTCTTGGAAAGCCTGCCGCCGTTCGAGGGCGGCCCCGGCAACGGCGAATGGAATCTTGGCCGCTATCTGGTCGCGCGCGGCTCGGACCTGCCCCTGCGCGATCTCCAAATCGAGATGCTGAAGCCGCTGACGCCGGACGAGGCGCCGAAGGGCATGGCGGAGGTCGTCATGATCCCGATCGTGCCCGCCCTCATCAACGCCATCTTTGACGCCACCGGCCACCGCTTCCGCGCGCTGCCGGTCACCGCAAGCCTGCTCAAGGGAGTGCTCGCGTGA